The Agromyces marinus genome window below encodes:
- a CDS encoding glycosyltransferase codes for MPANPHQPRVVAVVVAYNRRDLLAEVLAALAEQTAPLARVVVVDNASTDGSADVARAAGGIVDLVELDRNTGGAGGFAAGMAVAVQSHEPDWLWLMDDDTVPTPTALVELLSAVAGSGAVVAGSRVEWFDGTEHPMNTPRRKPLVRAAERRAAEAHGAMPIRSTSFVSMLVRADVVREVGLPIADYFIWNDDFEYSTRALRGRRGVHVPASVVVHKTRVLGSTDADPGARFYYEVRNKLWMFRRSRSLAPWEKALYGGSSVLRWLRTGIRSHDRATLADGWRRGWRDGTRFRPRPNAAALAGLGRASEAVEAVEAS; via the coding sequence ATGCCTGCCAACCCCCACCAGCCGCGCGTGGTCGCCGTCGTGGTCGCGTACAACCGCCGCGACCTGCTCGCGGAGGTGCTCGCCGCCCTCGCCGAGCAGACCGCGCCGCTCGCACGCGTCGTCGTCGTCGACAACGCCTCCACCGACGGCTCGGCCGACGTCGCGCGCGCCGCGGGCGGCATCGTCGACCTCGTCGAACTCGATCGCAACACCGGGGGCGCGGGCGGGTTCGCCGCGGGCATGGCCGTCGCCGTGCAGTCGCACGAACCCGACTGGCTGTGGCTCATGGACGACGACACCGTGCCGACCCCCACCGCGCTCGTCGAACTGCTGAGCGCGGTCGCGGGGTCCGGAGCCGTCGTCGCGGGCTCGCGCGTCGAATGGTTCGACGGCACCGAGCACCCGATGAACACGCCGCGGCGCAAGCCCCTCGTGCGGGCCGCCGAGCGTCGCGCCGCCGAGGCGCACGGTGCGATGCCGATCCGCAGCACCTCGTTCGTCTCGATGCTCGTGCGCGCCGACGTCGTCCGCGAGGTCGGCCTGCCGATCGCGGACTACTTCATCTGGAACGACGACTTCGAGTACTCCACGCGCGCGCTGCGCGGGCGCCGCGGGGTGCACGTGCCCGCCTCGGTCGTCGTCCACAAGACCCGGGTGCTCGGCTCGACCGACGCCGACCCCGGCGCGCGCTTCTACTACGAGGTCCGCAACAAGCTCTGGATGTTCCGCAGGTCGCGCAGCCTCGCCCCATGGGAGAAGGCGCTGTACGGCGGATCGAGCGTGCTGCGCTGGCTGCGCACCGGCATCCGCTCGCACGATCGGGCGACGCTCGCCGACGGATGGCGGCGCGGATGGCGCGACGGCACGCGGTTCCGCCCGCGGCCCAACGCCGCCGCGCTCGCGGGCCTCGGCCGCGCGAGCGAGGCGGTCGAGGCGGTCGAGGCGTCGTGA
- a CDS encoding glycosyltransferase — translation MSEPFSLLMAVYRGDHPVHFQKAFTSSVAGQTRRPDQVVLVQDGPVSPGLEGAIEHALADSPAPVLHHRIERNVGLADALAQGLRLSDHDIVARMDADDISLPERFAAQLPAIEGGLDLVGTGMLEFLDDDGSIVGRRVPRTGQAEIERYARFHDPFSHPTVVYRRSAVEHAGGYRPLGLMEDYWLFARMIHAGARVGNLAEPLVMYRVGDGAYARRGGRAQWRSELALQRAFRRIGFTTRGQYLRNVAVRGGYRFVPEPVRKAAYRRFIARGGARSALD, via the coding sequence GTGAGCGAACCGTTCAGCCTGCTCATGGCGGTCTACCGGGGCGACCATCCGGTGCACTTCCAGAAGGCGTTCACCTCGAGCGTCGCGGGGCAGACCCGCCGACCCGACCAGGTCGTCCTCGTCCAGGACGGTCCCGTCTCACCCGGCCTCGAGGGGGCGATCGAGCACGCGCTCGCCGACTCGCCCGCGCCCGTGCTGCACCACCGGATCGAACGGAACGTCGGCCTGGCCGACGCCCTCGCCCAGGGGCTCCGCCTGAGCGACCACGACATCGTCGCCCGGATGGACGCCGACGACATCTCGCTGCCGGAGCGATTCGCCGCCCAGTTGCCGGCGATCGAGGGCGGGCTCGACCTCGTCGGCACCGGCATGCTCGAGTTCCTCGACGACGACGGCTCGATCGTCGGCCGACGCGTGCCGCGCACCGGGCAGGCCGAGATCGAACGCTACGCGCGCTTCCACGACCCGTTCAGCCACCCCACGGTCGTCTACCGCAGGTCGGCCGTCGAGCACGCGGGCGGCTACCGGCCGCTCGGGCTCATGGAGGACTACTGGCTGTTCGCCCGCATGATCCACGCGGGCGCCCGGGTCGGGAACCTCGCCGAACCCCTCGTCATGTACCGCGTCGGCGACGGCGCGTACGCCCGGCGCGGAGGCCGCGCGCAGTGGCGCAGTGAACTGGCGCTGCAGCGCGCGTTCCGGCGGATCGGCTTCACCACCCGCGGGCAGTACCTGCGGAACGTGGCCGTCCGCGGCGGCTACCGATTCGTGCCGGAGCCGGTGCGGAAGGCGGCCTACCGGCGGTTCATCGCGCGCGGGGGAGCGCGCTCGGCGCTCGACTAG
- a CDS encoding glycosyltransferase: MTRPRILCISFSDLRADARVLRQLGVLGEFGDVTTVGYGAAPDGVSEHLEIDRSLPSLPQTLGGVLKLAVRAYGAVDLDAPAVRRALQLVGDRAFDLVVANEARAFPLAMKLAGDAPVLGDLHEWAPEERSHVLSWRLLVSPYMWSVCRRYLPRAAAVTTVNRSIADLYEREFGVRPEVVRNSTRYRESVPSPLDGDRIRLVHSGGAVPGRSIETMIDAVDVSDERFTLDLYLVGAYGSDSYLDRLRDRVERSDRVRIHPPVAPDDLPATLNSYDLGVFILPPRTTNHRLMLPNKLFDFVQARLGLVFSPAVETDALITRYGLGVTTDGFAVDDLVRALEGLTAEQVLEFKAAAHRAAHELSSEHDLDVLRRTVQRVLAEVG, translated from the coding sequence GTGACACGACCCCGGATCCTCTGCATCTCGTTCTCCGATCTCCGCGCGGATGCCCGGGTGCTCCGTCAACTCGGCGTCCTCGGGGAGTTCGGCGACGTGACCACGGTCGGCTACGGCGCGGCGCCCGACGGCGTCAGCGAGCACCTGGAGATCGATCGGAGCCTCCCGTCGCTGCCGCAGACGCTCGGTGGGGTGCTGAAGCTGGCCGTCCGCGCGTACGGCGCGGTCGACCTCGACGCCCCCGCGGTCCGTCGGGCGCTGCAGCTCGTCGGGGATCGCGCATTCGACCTCGTCGTCGCGAACGAGGCGCGAGCCTTCCCCCTCGCGATGAAGCTCGCAGGTGATGCGCCGGTCCTGGGTGACCTGCATGAATGGGCCCCTGAGGAACGCTCGCACGTGCTGAGCTGGCGACTGCTCGTCAGCCCGTACATGTGGAGCGTGTGCCGCCGGTACCTGCCGCGTGCAGCGGCCGTCACGACCGTCAACCGGTCGATCGCCGATCTCTACGAGCGCGAGTTCGGCGTCCGCCCGGAGGTCGTCCGCAACTCCACCCGGTACCGGGAGTCGGTGCCGTCGCCGCTCGACGGCGACCGGATCAGGCTCGTGCACAGCGGCGGAGCGGTCCCGGGCAGGAGCATCGAGACGATGATCGATGCCGTCGACGTGTCCGATGAGCGGTTCACCCTGGACCTGTATCTCGTGGGCGCCTACGGCAGCGATTCCTACCTGGATCGACTTCGCGACCGGGTCGAGCGCAGCGACCGGGTCCGGATCCACCCGCCCGTCGCCCCGGACGACCTGCCTGCGACCCTGAACTCGTACGACCTGGGCGTGTTCATCCTGCCGCCGCGCACGACCAACCATCGCCTGATGCTGCCGAACAAGCTGTTCGACTTCGTCCAGGCACGACTCGGCCTCGTCTTCAGTCCTGCCGTCGAGACCGACGCGCTCATCACTCGATACGGACTCGGTGTGACGACGGACGGCTTCGCGGTCGACGACCTGGTCCGCGCGCTCGAGGGCCTCACGGCAGAGCAGGTGCTCGAGTTCAAGGCGGCCGCTCACCGGGCTGCGCACGAGCTCAGCTCCGAGCACGATCTCGACGTGCTTCGGAGGACGGTGCAGCGCGTTCTCGCCGAGGTCGGCTGA
- a CDS encoding DUF6541 family protein has protein sequence MSWIEIVPAFLVAALVLFGIGAPIAASLGLRGIAFAAVSVAMSVASIGGASILASFLGVRWNVLAPLVLSLAIAAIAIPFRRWLLARRAGPGRDEWGRPFSVQALAIGLGAALTLIHLTSGMGAPDHPSQSYDTIFHLNAVQWVIDTGNASPFEMTMTTPERSSNFYPTPWHAIVAIVVQLSGASITVATNATMLAVASLVWTVSCVFFARVLFGRSSLHTLLAGGFSATFGAFPAMLTWFGVLYPNLLAVSLLPIPLALLTAVVQRRPAFGLRVWTLIAVALASIGATALAHPNALFSLFVLGAPLLVVEIIGRVRRARPDRRARTAVAAIGAGVLVFAAIVYAFSRATTRDNAWLPTRNFPSAMREAITNTPIDLTAAWVVTVMVLVGAGIAILRPRLRWVVASWLLAALLYSIAIAWPVGPFRTAITGVWYNDSYRLAVLTPILAVPLAVLGTVTVAKWVLRASRRIARGGERREPTGRRVAIVVSSVGILAVGLSFLSVLADSTRFVGYRYALGPNSPMLSDREIEFFGTIQDLVPEDAVVAGNPWNGSSLVYAYTGRRTVFPHTGGAYPESYRDLASGLADLTPEACRTALDLGVTHILDFGDRFVFQNDDRAQTYEGLTNVQESDGIRRVAGAGDLALFEVDCT, from the coding sequence ATGTCCTGGATCGAGATCGTCCCCGCATTCCTCGTCGCCGCGCTGGTGCTGTTCGGCATCGGTGCGCCGATCGCGGCATCGCTCGGGCTCCGCGGAATCGCCTTCGCGGCCGTGTCCGTGGCGATGTCGGTCGCGAGCATCGGCGGCGCCTCGATCCTCGCGTCGTTCCTCGGCGTCCGGTGGAACGTGCTCGCCCCCCTGGTGCTCTCGCTGGCGATCGCCGCGATCGCGATCCCGTTCCGGAGATGGCTCCTCGCCCGGCGCGCGGGTCCGGGACGCGATGAGTGGGGGCGCCCGTTCAGCGTCCAGGCACTCGCGATCGGTCTCGGCGCCGCCCTCACCCTCATCCATCTCACGTCCGGGATGGGCGCGCCCGACCATCCTTCGCAGAGCTACGACACGATCTTCCACCTCAATGCGGTGCAGTGGGTGATCGACACCGGGAACGCGTCGCCGTTCGAGATGACGATGACGACGCCCGAACGGTCCTCGAACTTCTACCCGACGCCGTGGCATGCGATCGTCGCGATCGTGGTCCAGCTCAGCGGTGCGTCGATCACGGTGGCGACGAATGCGACGATGCTCGCCGTGGCATCCCTGGTCTGGACGGTCTCGTGCGTGTTCTTCGCTCGCGTCCTCTTCGGTCGATCGAGCCTCCACACGCTGCTCGCGGGCGGATTCAGCGCCACGTTCGGGGCGTTTCCCGCGATGCTGACCTGGTTCGGCGTGCTCTACCCGAACCTTCTCGCGGTCAGCCTCCTTCCGATCCCCCTGGCGCTCCTGACCGCCGTCGTGCAGCGTCGGCCGGCGTTCGGCCTCAGGGTCTGGACGCTCATCGCGGTCGCCCTCGCGTCGATCGGGGCCACAGCCCTCGCCCACCCGAACGCGTTGTTCAGCCTCTTCGTCCTCGGCGCACCGCTCCTGGTCGTGGAGATCATCGGGAGGGTGCGCCGCGCGAGGCCCGATCGGCGTGCACGGACGGCCGTGGCCGCGATCGGTGCCGGCGTCCTCGTGTTCGCCGCGATCGTGTACGCATTCAGTCGTGCGACGACCCGGGACAACGCCTGGCTGCCCACTCGCAACTTCCCGTCCGCGATGCGCGAGGCCATCACGAACACCCCCATCGACCTCACCGCCGCATGGGTGGTCACCGTCATGGTCCTCGTCGGCGCGGGGATCGCGATCCTTCGGCCGAGGCTGCGCTGGGTCGTGGCGTCGTGGCTGCTCGCAGCCCTGCTCTACTCGATCGCGATCGCGTGGCCGGTCGGCCCGTTCCGCACCGCCATCACGGGAGTCTGGTACAACGACTCGTATCGGCTCGCCGTCCTCACACCGATCCTCGCCGTGCCCCTCGCCGTGCTCGGCACGGTGACGGTCGCGAAGTGGGTCCTGCGGGCGAGCCGACGCATCGCCCGCGGGGGCGAGCGGCGGGAACCGACCGGGCGCCGTGTCGCCATCGTCGTGAGTTCGGTGGGCATCCTCGCGGTCGGGCTCTCGTTCCTGTCGGTCCTCGCCGACAGCACGCGCTTCGTCGGCTATCGCTACGCCCTCGGCCCGAACAGCCCGATGCTCTCGGATCGCGAAATCGAGTTCTTCGGTACGATCCAGGACCTGGTTCCAGAGGACGCGGTCGTCGCCGGCAATCCCTGGAACGGCAGTTCCCTGGTGTATGCGTACACCGGACGGCGCACGGTGTTCCCCCACACCGGCGGTGCCTATCCGGAGTCGTACCGCGACCTCGCGAGCGGGCTCGCCGATCTCACGCCGGAGGCCTGCCGGACTGCTCTAGACCTCGGCGTGACCCACATCCTCGACTTCGGAGACCGGTTCGTCTTCCAGAACGACGATCGAGCCCAGACCTACGAGGGGCTGACGAACGTGCAGGAGTCCGACGGCATCCGTCGCGTCGCCGGCGCCGGCGATCTCGCGCTGTTCGAGGTCGACTGCACCTGA
- a CDS encoding glycosyltransferase, which translates to MIRARAPKDPSRPRVVLATRLFAPEVSAGAFRLRALALALLERRAVVRVLTTTPPPTAPAADPDRQGLEVSRFPVLRDSGGNVRGYVQYLSFDIPLAFRLLFSRFDLAIAEAPPTTGMVVAAISRLRRRPYAYYAADIWTDGTAAIGAPRAVTSMIRALEGHVMRHAATVLSISDEVTARIQGFGVDPARIATVGNGVDTDVFSPGGPVAESDDPYFVYTGTMSEWQGADVFVRAMPIVRERFPDVRLRFFGQGAAEPRLRELASRLTPDVVTFGGVVPPARSAEWIRGAAGALVSIAPGLGYDFARPTKTYAAAACGTPVVFAGSDASSGAALVRRHGLGRHAAFTPEAVAEAMVDVLQARDAPESAVARDDRAAWVEENASLRAVGGSAADAVLRSLGDRPQEHRASDR; encoded by the coding sequence GTGATCCGAGCACGGGCGCCGAAGGATCCGTCGCGCCCTCGAGTGGTGCTCGCGACCCGGCTCTTCGCACCCGAGGTGAGCGCGGGCGCGTTCCGCCTGCGTGCGCTCGCACTCGCGCTGCTCGAGCGGCGAGCAGTGGTCCGCGTCCTCACGACCACCCCGCCGCCCACGGCGCCGGCCGCCGATCCCGACCGTCAGGGCCTGGAGGTCTCGCGATTCCCGGTGCTCCGGGACTCCGGCGGGAACGTGCGCGGGTACGTGCAATACCTGAGCTTCGACATCCCGTTGGCGTTCCGGCTCCTGTTCTCGCGATTCGATCTCGCGATCGCCGAGGCGCCGCCGACGACGGGCATGGTCGTCGCTGCGATCAGCCGGCTCCGTCGCAGGCCGTACGCCTACTACGCCGCAGACATCTGGACGGATGGCACGGCCGCCATCGGCGCCCCGAGAGCCGTGACCTCGATGATCCGGGCACTCGAGGGGCACGTCATGAGGCACGCCGCGACCGTCCTGTCGATCTCCGACGAGGTGACCGCCCGGATCCAGGGGTTCGGGGTCGATCCCGCACGCATCGCGACCGTCGGCAACGGCGTCGACACCGACGTGTTCTCGCCAGGAGGCCCGGTCGCCGAGTCGGACGACCCGTACTTCGTGTACACCGGAACCATGTCCGAGTGGCAGGGAGCGGACGTGTTCGTCCGTGCGATGCCGATCGTCCGCGAACGCTTCCCCGACGTGCGGCTGCGGTTCTTCGGTCAGGGGGCGGCCGAGCCCCGACTGCGGGAACTCGCCTCGCGGCTGACGCCCGACGTCGTGACGTTCGGCGGCGTGGTCCCACCCGCTCGGTCCGCCGAATGGATCCGCGGCGCGGCCGGAGCACTCGTGAGCATCGCTCCGGGCCTCGGCTACGACTTCGCCCGGCCGACCAAGACGTACGCGGCCGCGGCGTGCGGCACCCCGGTGGTCTTCGCCGGTTCGGATGCCAGCAGCGGCGCGGCGCTCGTCCGCCGACACGGCCTCGGACGACACGCGGCGTTCACGCCCGAGGCCGTCGCGGAGGCGATGGTCGACGTCCTGCAGGCGCGCGACGCACCCGAGAGCGCCGTCGCCCGCGACGATCGTGCGGCCTGGGTCGAGGAGAACGCGTCCCTGCGGGCGGTCGGCGGCTCAGCCGCCGACGCGGTTCTCCGCAGCCTCGGCGACCGACCGCAGGAGCACCGGGCGAGCGACCGCTAG
- a CDS encoding acyltransferase, giving the protein MPTIADSADVASDARIGVDAKVWHLAQVREGAEIGDRCIIGRGAYVGSGVRMGADCKVQNYALVYEPATLADGVFIGPAAVLTNDTYPRAISPDGSIKSSADWEPVGVTIERGASIGARAVCVAPVTIGAWATVAAGAVVTKDVPPFALVAGVPARRIRWVGRAGVPLEQTDDGAWVCPSTGARFAERNGELHEVVE; this is encoded by the coding sequence GTGCCCACGATCGCCGACAGCGCAGACGTCGCATCCGACGCCCGAATCGGGGTGGACGCGAAGGTCTGGCACCTGGCGCAGGTCCGCGAGGGCGCTGAGATCGGCGACCGGTGCATCATCGGGCGCGGCGCGTACGTCGGCTCCGGTGTGCGTATGGGCGCTGACTGCAAGGTGCAGAACTATGCACTGGTGTACGAGCCGGCGACCCTCGCCGACGGGGTGTTCATCGGCCCAGCAGCGGTCCTGACCAACGACACCTACCCGCGCGCGATCTCGCCGGACGGCTCCATCAAGTCGAGCGCCGACTGGGAGCCCGTGGGCGTCACCATCGAGCGCGGTGCATCGATCGGCGCACGAGCCGTGTGCGTCGCACCGGTCACGATCGGCGCCTGGGCCACGGTCGCGGCCGGAGCGGTCGTGACGAAGGACGTGCCGCCGTTCGCTCTCGTCGCCGGCGTGCCGGCTCGCCGGATCCGCTGGGTCGGTCGTGCGGGCGTGCCGCTCGAGCAGACCGACGACGGGGCGTGGGTGTGCCCGAGCACGGGTGCGCGGTTCGCCGAACGGAACGGCGAACTGCACGAGGTGGTCGAGTGA
- a CDS encoding DUF2304 domain-containing protein: MSTMVYLLSIAAAIVALASVVELLRRGRLRERHAVWWILAALLALLGAVFPASVAWLAGVLGVGLPSNLVFFVSIVLLFLVNLQHSAELTDLEDKTRTLAEESALLKVRLERLEGRAEPPSDSPEAPSTDA, encoded by the coding sequence ATGAGCACGATGGTGTACCTGCTCAGCATCGCCGCCGCGATCGTCGCACTCGCCTCGGTCGTCGAACTGCTCCGCAGGGGCCGGCTCCGCGAGCGCCATGCGGTCTGGTGGATCCTGGCCGCACTCCTGGCGCTCCTCGGTGCGGTCTTCCCCGCGAGCGTGGCCTGGCTCGCGGGGGTGCTCGGCGTCGGACTTCCGAGCAACCTGGTCTTCTTCGTCTCGATCGTCCTGCTCTTCCTCGTGAACCTGCAGCACAGCGCGGAACTCACCGATCTCGAGGACAAGACGCGCACCCTCGCCGAGGAATCCGCCCTGCTGAAGGTACGATTGGAGCGACTCGAAGGACGCGCCGAACCGCCGTCCGACTCCCCCGAAGCACCTTCGACCGACGCTTGA
- a CDS encoding glycosyltransferase family 2 protein has protein sequence MPIPPQRTLIVLPAFNEEQALGPLLDELSSTLPGIDCVVVSDGSTDGTVDVARRGGATVIELPYNLGVGGAMRAGFRYAVRNGYTVVVQVDADGQHDPRDVPRLVAELDSADVVIGARFAGTGEYAARGPRRWAMKVLAAVIGRIASTRLTDATSGFKASGPRAVALFAHTYPAEYLGDTVEALVIAARSGLTIRQLPVSMRVRQGGVPSHHPVRAAAYLARACMALVFALARPTVRLESAESTA, from the coding sequence ATGCCGATCCCACCGCAGCGCACGCTCATCGTGCTGCCCGCGTTCAACGAGGAACAGGCGCTCGGCCCCCTCCTCGACGAGCTCTCGTCGACGCTCCCGGGCATCGACTGCGTCGTCGTCAGCGACGGCTCGACGGACGGCACCGTCGACGTCGCACGGCGCGGCGGCGCGACCGTGATCGAACTGCCCTACAACCTCGGCGTCGGTGGCGCCATGCGTGCGGGCTTCCGGTACGCCGTCCGCAACGGCTACACGGTCGTCGTCCAGGTCGACGCCGACGGCCAGCACGACCCGCGCGATGTTCCCCGCCTCGTCGCCGAACTCGACTCGGCGGACGTCGTGATCGGTGCACGGTTCGCCGGGACCGGCGAGTACGCCGCACGAGGTCCACGCCGTTGGGCGATGAAGGTGCTCGCCGCGGTGATCGGCAGGATCGCGAGCACCAGGCTGACCGATGCCACCAGCGGCTTCAAGGCGAGCGGACCCCGGGCGGTCGCGCTGTTCGCGCACACCTACCCGGCGGAGTACCTCGGAGACACCGTCGAGGCGCTGGTGATCGCCGCGCGATCCGGGCTCACGATCAGGCAACTCCCGGTGTCCATGCGCGTCCGCCAGGGCGGGGTGCCCTCCCACCACCCCGTTCGAGCGGCCGCGTACCTGGCTCGTGCCTGCATGGCACTCGTCTTCGCGCTCGCACGCCCCACCGTTCGGCTCGAGAGCGCGGAGTCGACGGCATGA
- the wecB gene encoding non-hydrolyzing UDP-N-acetylglucosamine 2-epimerase, with product MKVLSVVGARPQFVKLAPISRAAEAAGVDHVIVHTGQHYDPMLSDVFFTDLSIPAPTVHLGVGSGSHGVQTGAMLGALDAVLDEHAPDWVLVYGDTNSTLAAAVSAVKLHYPVAHLEAGLRSFNRRMPEEHNRVLTDHAADLCLAPTQVALDHLRAEGLAERSVLVGDVMTDVLLNVRELVAGDRPASLSETGLADGGFYLATIHRAENTDDPTRLRTIVESLAQLDRPVLIVAHPRLVAKAAEHGIELATGTLVPHRPLRYPELVAVAERSAGVVTDSGGLQKEAFLLRVPCTTVRTETEWVETVDLGWNVLADTHEEISRAVQRPAPEPTRAEPYGDGRAAERVIRTLLEARRAG from the coding sequence GTGAAGGTTCTCAGCGTCGTCGGCGCACGCCCGCAGTTCGTCAAGCTCGCGCCCATCAGTCGGGCCGCGGAGGCGGCAGGCGTCGACCACGTGATCGTCCACACCGGCCAGCACTACGACCCGATGCTCTCGGATGTGTTCTTCACCGACCTGTCGATCCCGGCGCCCACGGTGCACCTCGGCGTCGGCTCGGGGAGCCATGGAGTGCAGACCGGCGCCATGCTCGGCGCCCTCGATGCGGTTCTCGACGAGCACGCACCGGATTGGGTCCTCGTCTACGGCGACACGAACTCCACCCTCGCGGCCGCGGTCAGCGCGGTGAAACTGCACTACCCGGTCGCGCACCTCGAAGCGGGGCTGCGCTCCTTCAACCGGCGGATGCCGGAGGAGCACAACCGGGTGCTCACCGATCACGCAGCCGACCTCTGCCTCGCCCCGACGCAGGTCGCGCTCGATCACCTCCGGGCCGAGGGGCTCGCAGAACGATCCGTCCTCGTCGGCGATGTCATGACCGACGTCCTCCTGAACGTCCGCGAGCTCGTCGCGGGCGATCGCCCGGCGTCGCTCTCGGAGACCGGGCTCGCCGACGGAGGGTTCTACCTCGCGACGATCCACCGGGCCGAGAACACCGATGATCCCACCCGGCTCCGGACGATCGTGGAGAGCCTGGCCCAGCTCGACCGTCCGGTCCTGATCGTCGCGCACCCGCGGCTCGTGGCGAAGGCCGCCGAGCACGGCATCGAGCTCGCCACGGGCACCCTCGTGCCGCACCGCCCGCTCAGGTATCCCGAACTCGTCGCGGTGGCGGAGCGGAGCGCGGGCGTGGTCACCGATTCGGGCGGGCTCCAGAAGGAGGCGTTCCTGCTGAGGGTCCCGTGCACGACCGTGCGCACCGAGACGGAATGGGTCGAGACGGTTGACCTGGGCTGGAACGTCCTCGCCGACACGCACGAGGAGATCTCGCGCGCGGTGCAGCGTCCCGCGCCCGAGCCGACCCGGGCCGAGCCCTACGGCGACGGTCGCGCCGCGGAGCGGGTGATCCGCACCCTGCTCGAGGCGCGTCGCGCGGGCTGA